Part of the Candidatus Zixiibacteriota bacterium genome is shown below.
ACCAGTCGGTTCCGCGTTGCTGTGCCTGATCCAGGCCCTCCAGGATCGGCAGGGCGATCCACATGAGGGTCCGACAGACGTCGGCCAGCGGACGGTCGAGCGACTCCGACAACGCGCTCAGACGCGCCCGCAGCTCGGTCGAGACGAATATCTTCACCGCATGCTGCCCGCGTTTCGGTACTCCGTTCACCACGGGACCTCCTCTGAGTTTATGGCACGAATCGAGTCCAAGCCGGTGCCACTCACTCCCTCTACCGCGTAGGCGCGATGACGCTTCTGATGACCGATCACCACTTGGATCGTTGTCGGCGTCCAACCGACCGCCCGTTCGAGACGACGTGCCAGCTCACCCCACGTGATCTCGGGTGTCTTCTCATCAAGCAGATCTTCAGCGGTTCCTCGCCAAGCCGCGTGGCAGATGGGGCAATCGGGGAGAATCACCGCTCGGATTCCAAACGTCGCCACGACGAAGTCGGCGAGCGCCGTGCGCAGGCGACCGAGTCCACGACGGTACAACACCTGGATCCTCGTTTTGGGCAAACCGATCTCATCCGCCAGTTGCGACAGGGAATGACCATCGAAGTAATGTCCCTCGATAATACGCCGCTCCAGGATCGGCAACTTGGCCACGGCGTTGCGCACGTGCTCCTGAATGAGCCTCACCCGATGACGCCGTTGGCCATCATCACGCCCGGGTGCCCGAAACCAAGCCCTCCATTCCCCGGTCCAGCCGTCGGCCG
Proteins encoded:
- a CDS encoding sigma-70 family RNA polymerase sigma factor, with translation MQTFDVWDKTPLGWRPADGWTGEWRAWFRAPGRDDGQRRHRVRLIQEHVRNAVAKLPILERRIIEGHYFDGHSLSQLADEIGLPKTRIQVLYRRGLGRLRTALADFVVATFGIRAVILPDCPICHAAWRGTAEDLLDEKTPEITWGELARRLERAVGWTPTTIQVVIGHQKRHRAYAVEGVSGTGLDSIRAINSEEVPW